In Phaseolus vulgaris cultivar G19833 chromosome 7, P. vulgaris v2.0, whole genome shotgun sequence, the genomic stretch tttgttagaACTTAATGCTGGAAAATGTGTCCCATAAGACATTGTCGAGAAATGTCTAGTATATTAATATGTAGAGACTTTTTATGACAAACGGCTTCCACTACACTAAAAAATTCAGGTTTTAAAATGCTACACATGTTGTTTGAATAGAGCATGAATTTGGAAgtaaataatcattttaatatAAACATTCCTCTACAATACTGAGTGTTTGTATGAACATGCTATGCTTGCCttgtttaagaaaataaatagtaGAAGATTAGTCCTTGACAATCTTCTTTTGTTTAATATAATGAGACATTCATGATGTGCTTCACCTTTTACATCACTTGAGGATGAAAATATGAAGGGCTGAGGAGATGATTATCTTGATTGATTCATGAGTTCTTACATTAGAGATACAAAAGGTAGATGTAAAAAGACTACACCTTGAACTGCAGGTAATAGATAGTCACAAGAAGAAGCAACTTTTTAGCTTTTCTAGAGTTGGTATGAGGATAAATTAAAGTATTCACACATTCCCCCCTCAAGTTGGAGTATACAAATTGTATGTATCAAGCTTAAAACATATAACTTGAATTAAAGTTCTCTGAAGGATTTAGTCAAAATATCTGTAGGTTAGTCTTTGGATTTGACAAATTTAGTGGAAATTTCCTTGGACAACGTTCTATCTTGAACAAACAAATTGACAATCAATTTCAACAATCATAACTTGTCGTTGTCCAGGTGCTTCATGTACATTTTTAGGAATAGTATAGAGGACACATATGAGACAAAGGAGAAAAATGGAGGCAATGAAATGTTGTCAAGTAAGGCCAAAATGTTTTGAATAAGGTTTTATAAAATTAGGGTTTTATTTATGGGCAACACCTCCTTCACTTTCATGCGCTGCACACGACACAACATCCCATCTAATTTCTTCATTTTCCGCCATTGTCATAGCCTCTCCAAAGCGTGCCACCGCAGAAGACCATCGAAGGTGCTGTTGAAAAACTCATTCTCTCTGCCTAGGTTTTAACGGGAGCAACCAAGTTCCAGTTTTTTGGCCAAAAATGGTTGCGCACGAGTCACAATCCGGGATCAACAACCTCTGCCAATCCACCGAGCCGCGCATCACCTTGCTTCGATCCCCTGGCCGAGTCACCTCGCGATCTTGACAACATTTGCCAATGATGGTAGTTTAGAAAATTGTAAATATGATGAGGTAGAGAATACCTTTTTGAAGAGTTATGGACCAGTTAGGATCTTGATTATTGGAAGCAAATAGTAAGATTATCATCATCTATTGATGAGCTGGTACATTAGCTCCAAACAATAAGATACAAGTAGTTTCAATTAGGTgtctatttttttcttctactaTACCATTTTGCTAAGGGGTAACATGTAGACCAATGGAAAATGCCATGTAAACCTATAAGAGTAGAAAGTCAAGTAGAGAAGTATTCTTTGACATTAATCACTCCtcaaaattttgataaattggtcactaattttttattttattaaggaAAGACACAAAGAGAGATAAAAGTCTAGATTGATCTTTCATTAAATAAACCCAAGTACATCGAGAATATTCTTCTATAAATGTAACAAAATATTGGAACCCAAAATATATGTTGCGACATAGATTTCAAATGCCAAAATGAATTGTGAAAAAACAAAGTTGcatttgtttaatttttctttGGAAAAGAATATTTAACATGTTTTCCTAGTTGACATGACTCACGCTAGGATCTGAAGTTTGCTAATCTCAAGAACCATTTCttcaattttaataaatgtGGATGACCCAAGCAATCACACAAAATTTTAGGAGATGGAGATTTAAAACAACACATAGAAGGGTTGGTTCCAAGATAGGATAATCCTCTAGATTCATGTCCTTTACCAGTTAGTCCACCCATACCTCATTCCTgtacaacaaaaaaaaatggtatCAAATGAACAATTAAATAAGTTGGTCAATTGATTGAGAGAAATTAGGTTTTTAGAGCAAGTATGGTCAAGAAGAACAAAATTTAGGTTTAAAGGGGGAGAAAGGGGGACTTGACCAACTTTGGACCCATTGGGTAAAGTAATAAAATGAGGAACTATAGGAGAAGAAATGGAAGAGAGCAAGGAAGTACTACTAGAAATATGATCAAAAGCACCTGAATCTAGTATCCATGGGCTTTGATTTTCCACAGTTTGAGAAATGCAAGTTGTTGACGAACTAGACTTTGTAGTGTGGAAGGTTGTGCTACATTGTTAGATTTTAACCTcagatattttttataatcttcaTTAGAAAATTCTGGTTCAACCTTCTTAGATTTGGAGACATTAACTTGTTAGGAAAAGAATGTAAAGATAACCAGTTCTATTGAGTATGGCTTATTTTCTTACCATGAGAACATTGAAGACGTATGTGACCACTTCTTCTATTGCACAATCTTCCCTTCCACGAGTCGACACATGGTAGATAATTCAACAAAAGCTTGAAGATTTCTATTTTTAAGGGTGGGAACAAATGTTGAAACATGGACAAGAAAGGCCAACAAAACTTATGAAAGAGATGTGATGTTGCTCTAGTGACTAGAAGGTGGCATGTCACATGGGTTTAACACAGAAAGAGGTGGCACATGTACAACTTGTTGGGTTCTTTGTTGTGCGACAAGAAGCACCAAATTTAGTGCTCCCTGGAGAGAACGACGTTGGTTAATGATAGTGGACAATGTGTTCTTTGTTGTTCAACGAGGTGTACCAAATTAGATGCTTGTCATGGATAATGATGGTGGTTGACAACAATAGAAGGTGGGCAAGTGGTAGTCTTCTCATTGGACAATGAAAAACAAAGCGGGATTGACCTGTTCTGATACCAATTTGAGAATGGAAATATGAAAAGGAATGCTTGAGAGATGATTATCTCTCGGCTGATTCATGTGTGTATACATATATACCAGTTCTTACATAAGAGATACAAAGGGAAGatgtaaaacaaaatataacaatTTAGCTTTTAAGTGGTTCAGAAGATAAATTGAATTATTCTAACAACAATATAGATATGAGGATGAAGCACAATCTTTCCATCCAAAATAGCTGAGAAAATTAATACGAGTGTaaagttttttcttttactaCCATATGATGTGTTAAACTCAATATCATCAAAAGAATTTAACCTTATAGCTAGTTATTGTGCCaatcataaatattttgattatttgaCAATAAATGGTTGATTGAGATGTGACAAAGTTTTGCATTAATAATGGATCACAAGCTTCAAggtgataaatatttttatcattttcaaacTTAGTGGCGAAGGTGATAAAtgtattatcatttttatcttGTTATTACTTATTGGTCGTGCATTTCCTAAAATATTTCAACTTTTGTTTTCTTGAAgaataaattgtattttatttttttagtaagcGTAAGTCAACTTAACTTTTGATTGGAAGGTTCTTGGTCTACCATATACATGGTCCTTGCAAGCTTAATATTTTGACAGAAGCATTTTAAGGCTATTTCTCTGTGAACGCATTCATGAATTTCCTTCATTGTTTCATAATTCTCTTTACTATTTAAATAAACAAAGTAGCAAAGTGGTTTGCATAAAACGTATCACTCGTGATATCTCTGTTTTAAATTTCTCTAGGTTCAGGTGGATGAATCATATGTACCTGCTCTTCAAGATGAAGTAATGGAAGTTGAGCATTTGCTTGCAGAACCTAGAAACAATCTTGCTTTCCAGGATggtatatttcattttaatgaGTAGAGTATGGAGAAATGCTATGTTGCTGAAAATCTTTCCTCTGGattttgaatttagttttaaatcaAGAGTGGTCATTCTTAAATGAATTGAAACTGTTCTTTCTGATTCTATTGCTTGAAATGCAAAATGACATTGTACTCTGATCGCTGGTAAGAAGCTCTTATTTTGGGTTTGCATGTTGTTCTTGAAAAACTGGAATAAACGAAGTAAAATGATGAGGTGAAAGAATGGAGAATGAAACGAAAAGCAAGCTGTATAAGAACTTGAATATTGTTTTACAGAGACTGCTTAGAAGTTTGTTAGAATTGATGTTGCTTTGTAAGAAAACCAAACTTTTTATATTTGAGATATTATCATtgattggaatttttttttggcTTTCTGTAACGGGTTTCTCCTAGTCCACTTGGCTCAATTAGATAAATTTAATGGTTGACAAAGCTGTATTGACAGTGTCCTATATTCAGAGCATAACAATAGCTTTTgcttttaaactttttattggGGAGATATATCTAATAGTAGTAGAGTTTTACATTCATCAGGTAGTTTGGATTCTCATACAACTTTGAACGGAAAGGATGATTTGGAACTGGAGGTATTTGTCTTCAATCTCTCTGTTGTTGTTGGGGTGATATTTAAGCTAGATTTCatagattttttatattttacacaGTGCTTGTTAATGATTTTTTACTTGAGTCTGTCATCTCAGGTTTATAGCACACGTCAATTCAAATTGCATAACATTACTAGTTAGTTACTTAACTGCTAAATtgtttatgttcttgttttgttgacatgaaaattaactttaatatttttaggtCCTTGATGGATTGCTAGATGATGTCGAAATCAATGATCTTGAAGGAGCTGACGGTTTCCCTGGTGCATGTGAAGAATATTTTTTGGGTAAAATATTAACTGTTCCTAGAGATGTAACATAAAACAATTCTTTAGTATTGCCCTTAAGAATTATTCTTTTGAAATAATTTGTTCATGACATTATATGATGAATTGTGCAAAATAGTTTTACACTGTCATTCAATTACAAATCATTGTTGATATGACTTTCAAGGTATTTATTGTAAAATCCAACAAACTAATCATACCTGGTAATTTGTGATTGGATGACACTGTAACTGTTTTATATTGTCTGTGCATATCTTTTTCCTCCTATATGGAAGTCTTTGACCAAATGGTCAAGGTTCAAAATTGATCCTTTGCTGCTATTcttccaataaaaaaaagttgattgTGAACACAAGGTAAGCCCGTGTATTATCTTTGCTTCGAACCTTAAAGTTCCTTGATTGAATCTCTTACAGATGTAATATCAAACTATTCATGTGTTTTCAGCTTGCCTAACTTGAACTGTCGTTGATAATTGACAAATATTAAGATGTATTCTTCTGCTATGGTGTTTGGATagcaaggaagaagaaaaatcagTTTCTGCTTCCTTTTTTAACTCTTCTTTCTGTTTTGTTCATTTGGAATCTACAGATTTTGAATTTGCTGACAATATTGAGGAGGTACTAGGTTCTGGTCCTTTTGAAGGTTCACTCTTTCAAAACTCAAGTTCGGAAAGTCATTCTTCAGGATTAAGTAGAAGTAGCATTGTTGGTGGGGTATTAGAATCAACAAAAGTACCTACTGCACAATCTGAATGCAAAAATGATTCTCTAGATGAGACAGTAACCTATGAATCACATGGTGCATTCAGCAACAATCCtagtcaaccatcaaaaggaAATTGCAGGTACAACATTTCACTTGATGTGCAACATCTGCAAGAGTTGGATAACTATCGTCATTTAGCTGGTTCTATACTGACTTGTAAGAAGGAAAAGGGTTCTATCGAAAAAGGCCAACCTTCTGCACTTAGAGAGAAAAGATTCCGAAAGCCTACGCAGAGGTATATTGAAGAATTTTCAAATGCGAGCTCAAAGGAAAAGGTACCACCTGCTGGTACAAAAACTAAACATTCCAGTGACTCATCATGTAATGTACTTCATATAAGAATTAAATCATTGAAAAAGAGTCCAAGCGAGAAGTCTAGTAATGAAAATAGTGAGGTAATGCTTCCTGAGTTGCAAGTTCGGAAAGCACGTCAGAAGAAAGAGGTACTGTTTTGTTAGGGGCATTTTATCGCTTTGCGTATATTTCCTTAAGTAGATAAGTATATAACATACCTTTAGGTTGATAGAAGATTCTTTCTTTGGTTATGATTGTATCATTATGAATGTAATGTATTACTTTAGGATCTGTTTTGATATACATTTACCATCTTCCGGTTTTGGATTCTTATTATTGATTTTGACTATCAATATTTGATGATTATGTGACCTGTTTATGCTCTCAAATTGTATCATTTATGAAAGTAGACCTCTGACTCTTAATGAATTGAAGCGTGATGTTTAATTCAACATGTGTGCTAATCATATGAATGTGCTTCGTCATGCTTCTCTCTTTTCTTGGCTCTAAGTGAGTGGTGCTTGATTTCTTGTACATTGATAATTTATAACCTACGACATGGTCATCATGGTTCTCTacatttatattcttttttttttcctaatcaTGGTATTCATGTATTGTTAATTTATGCTGTTATTAACGTCCATAACTGTTACTGTAACTAGGTCTTTGTAACATAATTTAAGACACCCTTCTGTTAGTGGGCAATTTGTAAAATTGTGAGACAATTACTGCAGATTGATATACCTGCCTAATATTCATGGCTATGGTATGCCAGATATAAATTATTCTCATGCATTTAACAAGACGTATTTCTTTTCTAGAAACTTCAGTATGAGTATGAATCATTTCCCTCGGAATCTGAGGATGGATGTTCAATGACAAAAAAATCTAGAAGAAAAGATAGAAGAAAACATCAGAAGATGTGGACTCTCCCTGAAGTTTTGAAGTTGGTTGAAGGCATATCTGAATATGGAGTTGGTCGTTGGACTGATATTAAgaagtttttgttttcttcttcaagCTACCGAACTCCCATAGATCTCAGGGTACTTCACAAAGCTTTACTCCTTCAATTTTACGTTCTTCCAAACTTGTTTTCTAAAAGTAAATTCTGCAGGACAAGTGGCGAAACCTTTTGAGAGCCAgttctgtgcagaaaaacaagaaagaggttaactttcttttttccttttttgaaACTTTGTTCATTGATGTTTTCAAATGCATGTCTGAGAAACTTAAATTGGTGTACCAAAGTAGCTTTTTTTAATATGCTATCCCTGACAAGATTCAGTTTGGGGAATGGGGACAGTTAATAATGTAAATGATCATGTGGTGATTACAGGCTGAGCAAAATGACGAGTTTGCCCTGCGTCCCTTACCATTTAATGTGGTACATCGTGTGCGAGAATTGGCTAAAATTCACCCATACCCAAGGCAACGTGGGTCAAAGAAGTTGCGTTTTAGCCAAGCTGGCTCTTCTGTCGTTGCAGATTCTCCTCCCGTTAGTCTTAGCAAAAGAAATGTACGTAGAAAGTTTACTTAGAAGAAGTCCATATGTAAAACAGTGCAGGGAAATCTATAGTCAAAAGAATGTTGTTGAAATTAGGTATCATATTTGCACAATTTTATACTGTCAAGTAATTCCTGCTTGTGTATCTACAAAGGCAAAGAAATTTTGAATTGTAAACATGAGGAAATCATTAGTTATCCTACAATAGATTGGGATTATGCATACATGTCTAACCGCTTCAATTGTATGGTATTCTTAGTGGGCTGGAACCTGGTCTTGATGCCTCTAGTGTGTTTAGAGCTGTTTCTTACTCAATGTTGCAAATGAATGGTTGGGTGAAGGGAGTTTTTAATGCACTACAA encodes the following:
- the LOC137828830 gene encoding uncharacterized protein isoform X3, whose amino-acid sequence is MDREEYLRKCSNMKCQRVQVDESYVPALQDEVMEVEHLLAEPRNNLAFQDGSLDSHTTLNGKDDLELEVLDGLLDDVEINDLEGADGFPGACEEYFLDFEFADNIEEVLGSGPFEGSLFQNSSSESHSSGLSRSSIVGGVLESTKVPTAQSECKNDSLDETVTYESHGAFSNNPSQPSKGNCRYNISLDVQHLQELDNYRHLAGSILTCKKEKGSIEKGQPSALREKRFRKPTQRYIEEFSNASSKEKVPPAGTKTKHSSDSSCNVLHIRIKSLKKSPSEKSSNENSEVMLPELQVRKARQKKEKLQYEYESFPSESEDGCSMTKKSRRKDRRKHQKMWTLPEVLKLVEGISEYGVGRWTDIKKFLFSSSSYRTPIDLRDKWRNLLRASSVQKNKKEAEQNDEFALRPLPFNVVHRVRELAKIHPYPRQRGSKKLRFSQAGSSVVADSPPVSLSKRNVRRKFT
- the LOC137828830 gene encoding uncharacterized protein isoform X4; the protein is MDREEYLRKCSNMKCQRVQVDESYVPALQDEVMEVEHLLAEPRNNLAFQDGSLDSHTTLNGKDDLELEVLDGLLDDVEINDLEGADGFPGACEEYFLDFEFADNIEEVLGSGPFEGSLFQNSSSESHSSGLSRSSIVGGVLESTKVPTAQSECKNDSLDETVTYESHGAFSNNPSQPSKGNCRYNISLDVQHLQELDNYRHLAGSILTCKKEKGSIEKGQPSALREKRFRKPTQRYIEEFSNASSKEKVPPAGTKTKHSSDSSCNVLHIRIKSLKKSPSEKSSNENSEVMLPELQVRKARQKKEYEYESFPSESEDGCSMTKKSRRKDRRKHQKMWTLPEVLKLVEGISEYGVGRWTDIKKFLFSSSSYRTPIDLRDKWRNLLRASSVQKNKKEAEQNDEFALRPLPFNVVHRVRELAKIHPYPRQRGSKKLRFSQAGSSVVADSPPVSLSKRNVRRKFT
- the LOC137828830 gene encoding uncharacterized protein isoform X1, with the protein product MNERGCYSTEYEMDREEYLRKCSNMKCQRVQVDESYVPALQDEVMEVEHLLAEPRNNLAFQDGSLDSHTTLNGKDDLELEVLDGLLDDVEINDLEGADGFPGACEEYFLDFEFADNIEEVLGSGPFEGSLFQNSSSESHSSGLSRSSIVGGVLESTKVPTAQSECKNDSLDETVTYESHGAFSNNPSQPSKGNCRYNISLDVQHLQELDNYRHLAGSILTCKKEKGSIEKGQPSALREKRFRKPTQRYIEEFSNASSKEKVPPAGTKTKHSSDSSCNVLHIRIKSLKKSPSEKSSNENSEVMLPELQVRKARQKKEKLQYEYESFPSESEDGCSMTKKSRRKDRRKHQKMWTLPEVLKLVEGISEYGVGRWTDIKKFLFSSSSYRTPIDLRDKWRNLLRASSVQKNKKEAEQNDEFALRPLPFNVVHRVRELAKIHPYPRQRGSKKLRFSQAGSSVVADSPPVSLSKRNVRRKFT
- the LOC137828830 gene encoding uncharacterized protein isoform X2, which produces MNERGCYSTEYEMDREEYLRKCSNMKCQRVQVDESYVPALQDEVMEVEHLLAEPRNNLAFQDGSLDSHTTLNGKDDLELEVLDGLLDDVEINDLEGADGFPGACEEYFLDFEFADNIEEVLGSGPFEGSLFQNSSSESHSSGLSRSSIVGGVLESTKVPTAQSECKNDSLDETVTYESHGAFSNNPSQPSKGNCRYNISLDVQHLQELDNYRHLAGSILTCKKEKGSIEKGQPSALREKRFRKPTQRYIEEFSNASSKEKVPPAGTKTKHSSDSSCNVLHIRIKSLKKSPSEKSSNENSEVMLPELQVRKARQKKEYEYESFPSESEDGCSMTKKSRRKDRRKHQKMWTLPEVLKLVEGISEYGVGRWTDIKKFLFSSSSYRTPIDLRDKWRNLLRASSVQKNKKEAEQNDEFALRPLPFNVVHRVRELAKIHPYPRQRGSKKLRFSQAGSSVVADSPPVSLSKRNVRRKFT